One genomic segment of Arachis duranensis cultivar V14167 chromosome 4, aradu.V14167.gnm2.J7QH, whole genome shotgun sequence includes these proteins:
- the LOC107482537 gene encoding uncharacterized protein LOC107482537 — translation MAFPAPVAIGTRGTIGSLVRKEIEYFTKFELAQKPQQHFLDMNMASCRSFSMPSRSSLWDLLPTWKRKKRKGTSGFFLPKICSVSEVADSNQLNRISGYSYRILRNDFNNFHL, via the coding sequence ATGGCTTTTCCTGCTCCAGTTGCCATAGGCACAAGGGGCACCATTGGATCTCTAGTGAGGAAGGAAATTGAATACTTCACCAAGTTTGAGTTAGCACAGAAACCTCAGCAACACTTTCTGGACATGAACATGGCTTCTTGCAGAAGCTTTTCCATGCCCAGCAGGTCAAGTCTCTGGGACTTGCTACCAAcatggaagaggaagaagagaaaaggcACAAGTGGTTTCTTCCTCCCCAAAATCTGTTCTGTATCAGAAGTAGCTGATAGCAATCAATTGAACAGAATTTCTGGTTACAGCTACAGGATTCTGAGGAATGACTTCAACAACTTTCACCTCTGA
- the LOC107482593 gene encoding probable serine/threonine-protein kinase PBL23 translates to MSCLNCCKTAEVESPSYREALAESAKRRMSRGYITFKSLAAAVSLKTGSSKHRQINEQIKKYGEVKNDIKVFTYNQIAEATENFNSDNLLGEGGFGSVYKGYICDQHVAMKQLNRQGAQGTREFYAEVLMLSLVKHPNLVQLVGYCTEDEHRVLVYEYMAKGSLENHLLDLGEGKKPLDWHTRMKIAEGAARGLEYLHSSADPPVIYRDFKSSNILLDEDFNAKLSDFGLAKIAPNGQGTITSRVMGTFGYCAPEYASGGQLTTKSDVYSFGVVFLEIITGRRVIDTTRDIEEQNLIEWAQPLLKDKKQFSLIADPLLNGQFPAKGLFQALAVAAMCLQEDPEKRPDMDDVVTALAILSATKTDEKDGAGEAVKTGGHVESFRAAESFNKEEQRG, encoded by the exons ATGAGTTGCCTCAATTGCTGCAAGACTGCTGAGGTCGAATCGCCGTCTTACCGGGAAGCGttggcagagagtgcaaaacgGAGAATGTCCAGAGGCTATATAACATTCAAATCATTAGCAGCCGCTGTGTCACTCAAAACAG GTAGCAGCAAGCATAGACAAATCAATGAACAGATTAAAAAATACGGAGAAGTGAAGAATGATATCAAGGTGTTCACATACAATCAAATTGCTGAAGCAACAGAAAATTTCAATTCTGATAACCTTCTTGGAGAAGGAGGATTTGGTTCTGTCTACAAAGGTTACATATGTGATCAG CATGTAGCAATGAAGCAACTGAACAGGCAAGGAGCACAAGGAACAAGAGAATTTTATGCAGAGGTTTTGATGCTAAGTTTGGTGAAGCATCCAAACCTTGTACAGCTAGTTGGTTATTGTACAGAAGATGAACATAGGGTTTTGGTCTATGAGTACATGGCCAAAGGAAGCTTGGAAAATCACCTCCTAG ACCTAGGCGAGGGTAAGAAGCCTTTGGATTGGCACACAAGGATGAAAATTGCTGAGGGAGCAGCCAGAGGGCTTGAGTATTTGCATAGCTCTGCAGATCCTCCGGTTATATATCGTGATTTCAAGTCATCTAATATACTATTAGACGAAGATTTCAATGCAAAACTTTCCGATTTTGGACTAGCTAAGATTGCTCCAAATGGTCAGGGAACTATCACATCTAGGGTGATGGGAACCTTTGGCTACTGTGCACCAGAATATGCTTCTGGTGGTCAACTAACCACAAAATCAGATGTTTACAGTTTTGGTGTGGTGTTCTTGGAAATAATCACTGGCAGGAGAGTAATTGACACTacaagagatattgaggagcaaAACTTGATTGAATGG GCACAACCTCTTCTCAAGGATAAGAAGCAGTTCAGTCTAATTGCTGATCCTTTGCTTAATGGCCAGTTCCCTGCAAAGGGTCTATTTCAAGCACTTGCAGTGGCAGCAATGTGTCTCCAGGAGGATCCTGAGAAACGACCTGACATGGACGATGTTGTAACGGCTCTAGCAATTCTATCAGCGACCAAGACCGACGAAAAAGATGGTGCTGGCGAAGCAGTAAAAACTGGCGGGCATGTCGAATCTTTCAGAGCAGCAGAATCATTCAACAAGGAAGAGCAAAGGGGATAG